One region of Pygocentrus nattereri isolate fPygNat1 chromosome 14, fPygNat1.pri, whole genome shotgun sequence genomic DNA includes:
- the bptf gene encoding nucleosome-remodeling factor subunit BPTF isoform X6 yields MMRGRRGRPPKTVLMQEPTSGPVRGLRPRRAPKVKARGGADEDFVTPAKRGNHHSSRGRRKAGSAGSRGRGRGRGAAGRGRGRRSAASAVVYDDHESDDEDDGESLASEEDEEAEEDPITDEEEEVIDNESDYLEELPEDEEDDASYCTESSHGSTPGRRRRRARRPRSPILEQKEIPSLDLPTSSEDLLIPAEHLLNASSIYEVLRNFSTVLRLSPFRFEDFCAALVSQEQCTLMAETHIALLKAILREEDTSNTTFGPADLKDSVNSTLYFIDGMTWPEVVRSYCESDPEYRDVLPHLEGEDYPFGPLESKVKVLQFLVDQFLTTNLAREELMSEGVVQYDDHCRVCHRLGDLLCCETCSAVYHLECVKPPLEEVPEDEWQCEVCVAHKVPGVTDCVMEVQKSRPYLRQEPIGYDRHQRKYWFLNRRIIVEEDGEAEVGKKIWYYSSKVQLGELLELLDKEFWENDLCAVLDELREEIHTHMDITEELTNKARSNNKAYLTVVNDEILERLKAQQEAELGEVKRRADEKARQGLKIDEGSEGDNVVSSAADGSTPQEGLGDGDAVSEKTATDATTPPAAEDGSISVSGRPQADPLNPSKIDPQSPPAGAATTASSTAAAEEPGEGAEVERERADKSSESGCQGDGESMLETEPPQTADENSCSSHFSISDCLRPPEEPDLADRSSQSSINSQDDAGEGKGNGDGTRTGSSMRMVTRLRNPDSKLSQRKIMQDKDGSSQDGSKALKETPPLMAYGSVRKDLAGKSSSNNGFFKLGQEGKFRVYHNQYSTNTLALNKHQHREDHDKRRHLSHKFCMTTAGEFKWNGSVHGSKTLTVSTLRLTIIQLENNVPAPFLHPNWASHRSNWIKAVQMCSKAREFALALAILECAIKPVVMLSVWKDSLGHTRLHRMTSMEREEKEKVKKREKKLEDEETMQQATWVKYTFPIKHQVWKQKGEEYRVTGYGGWSWVSKTYVHRFVPKLPGNTNVNYRKALEAAKPGNEHETTSHSQKQNSPSEMHDVSDSIQKPGKEEKQQNSISESTTEPLSAEEHTLKEQGEKKEEKMEVDEKAVDKNDHLYKNESSEQMDAIASKSTSPSEEKVNVSTSSSLLNDQPLKGEAIDGEESSVSAATSQASFDCEVVNVSEGFQLRTAYKKKVKASKLDGLLERRVRQFTVEERQRLEMLKQAATSKPATEKVKEDQETTTTSTNQDLKTEGTAPIPPKPIEADEVVEPVMKDKDPVVQKLEFDQEEEQVKPNSLEQTDNLDVRLGSSPKTEIAEQGQKTGTEAEHKTGNGAPVTTAAAFNGGPQQDLETDLEVKPETACPKIEDTEGKTPVENSSSISENGLNVEKALSVHVNGKDGSIDSPPANLPNNINSKEIIQTTEDESRVAPQKEPLKSLMNGDLTQEGQKEKAKPDDEPLVAKSDSEYLPPQKIAKLENSTEGIVDSTVGSAPSQPTAPEASLKPDVLNNSAKVASVETEEAKLKSLSPSSIPSGDESSLSSDVPENSNSSGSGIKTMITQVTTTTTTTVSTESRTVQLAEVSSTLDGTASNNASAVNALAEPKVESTTTVSTLSTTTTTTVTKVTNPVLGAKVTEESKTVVTATLTDAKSGPSGSSVSSMTVSKEYTTKDRVRLMKFSRSKKTRSGTALPSYRKFVTKSSKKSIFVLPNDELKKLARRAGIREVPIFNYNAKPALDIWPYPSPRPTFGITWRYRLQTVRSLAGVSLMLRLLWACLRWDDMAVKPSPAVGTTRTETSETDITTTEIIKRRDVGPYGIRSEYCIRKIICPLGVPEAPKETPTPQRKGLRSSALRPKKPEPSKQTGPVVIETWVPEEDLELWEIRAFTERVEREKAQAADPTKVSVQKKAEEVKAQLEAQLKHQRLAAQQKRLEQQKPGGTTSTSTLTSTPISAGSSTQKVVVGSLTSPVTPGTKVVLATKLGTPVTFQQNKNFQQTFASWVKQGQGNTGVVQVQQKVVGIIPSSTAGTAQSFSSFQPRSASINIRPNTTTSTQQVTTTGAPLRPGMTVVRSPLQQATALSKTIIRTPLTVQQGILPASQGQQVVTQIIRGTPVSKAVTSSSPVQAGVGTPPRPSTPGQPQTPQTPTGARPQQGQVKLTLAQLTQLTQGAQGGNPGLTVVIQGQGQTTGQLQVIPQGVTVIPGPGQQLMQAAMPNGQVQRFLFTPMPPAPAPAAPAISTPSTSATPVTTTTTTTTPTMPTHPVRQTAAQAQPPVQPSNLPSSPPSLPTPQPVQHPVTPAQTPTPASPLQTPQTHISSPQPQIPQLQPQPQIPQLQPQPQIPQLQPQPQIPQLQPQPQIQPQPQIQPQLQIQPQPQVQSPPQLQSQVQLQPQLQPQPQIQPQPQTQPLPQPPPQTQPLPQPQLQLQTQPQLQHQPQPHLPAQSPVQQSPPLSVSHVAQVASPPTQVASIAVAPQVTQTTVTQVRPQIQLPAQLLSVPGLQQQVLSHIQNQVAAQLQAQAQQGTLPQQIKLQLPIQIQQQGGGQVQTHQIQNVVTIQTASVQEQLQRIQQLRDQQQKKKQQQEAKKEHTQQATSQSDMLQKQVVMKQNAVIEHLKQKKTMTPAEREENQRMIVCNQVMKFILDKIDKDEKQAAKKKKREESVEQKRSKQNASKLSALLFKHKEQLKAEILKKRALLDKELQVEVQEELRKDLSKLRREKEKAQAAASQAAAAAASAQAAAHAAATAAPVASSASSHKRKRDEDRDGTSSKSKKKKMISTSSKDNKRDTKLYCVCKTPYDESKFYIGCDLCSNWYHGECVGITEKEAKKMDDYICTECKRAQEGTSEELYCICRTPYDESQFYIGCDRCQNWYHGRCVGILQSEATHIDEYVCPQCQSTEEAMTVLTPLTDKDYEGLKRILRSLQAHKMAWPFLEPVDPNDAPDYYGVIKEPMDLSTIEQRIQKRFYSKLTEFVADMTKIFDNCRYYNPSDSPFYQCAEFLESFFVQKLKAFKASRSHNNKLQSSAS; encoded by the exons ATGATGAGGGGGAGAAGAGGCAGGCCGCCCAAAACCGTGTTGATGCAGGAGCCCACCTCGGGGCCGGTGCGAGGGCTCAGACCCCGCCGAGCGCCGAAGGTGAAGGCGAGAGGGGGAGCGGACGAAGATTTCGTGACTCCTGCTAAGCGGGGGAATCACCATTCGTCGCGGGGCCGGAGGAAAGCGGGGTCGGCGGGATCGAGGGGCAGAGGCAGGGGCAGAGGAGCTGCTggaagaggcagagggagaCGGAGCGCCGCCAGCGCCGTGGTCTACGACGACCACGAGAGCGACGACGAGGACGACGGCGAGAGCCTGGCGTccgaggaggacgaggaggctGAAGAGGACCCTATAACGGACGAAGAGGAAGAGGTCATCGACAACGAGTCGGACTACCTCGAAGAACTGCCcgaggatgaggaggatgatGCGAGCTACTGCACGGAGAGCAGCCACGGCAGCACCCCGG GCCGGAGGAGACGCAGGGCCCGTCGGCCACGCTCTCCCATCCTGGAGCAGAAAGAGATCCCTTCCCTGGACCTGCCCACCTCTTCTGAAGACCTCCTCATTCCTGCCGAGCATCTGCTCAATGCCTCATCCATTTATGAGGTCTTGCGCAACTTCAGCACGGTGCTGCGTCTCTCGCCCTTCCGTTTCGAGGACTTCTGCGCAGCCCTGGTGAGTCAGGAGCAGTGCACTCTGATGGCTGAGACGCATATCGCCCTGCTGAAGGCCATCCTGCGTGAGGAGGACACGTCCAACACCACCTTTGGCCCGGCTGACCTCAAAGACAGTGTCAACTCCACACTCTACTTCATTGATGGCATGACCTGGCCGGAGGTGGTGCGGTCTTACTGCGAGAGTGACCCTGAGTACCGGGATGTCCTGCCGCACCTGGAGGGTGAGGACTACCCCTTTGGGCCTCTGGAGAGCAAGGTGAAGGTCCTTCAGTTCCTGGTGGACCAGTTTTTGACCACCAACCTAGCGCGCGAGGAGCTGATGTCGGAGGGCGTGGTTCAGTACGATGATCACTGCCGCGTGTGCCACCGGCTTGGTGACCTGCTGTGCTGTGAGACCTGCTCCGCCGTATACCACCTGGAGTGTGTGAAGCCTCCTCTGGAGGAAGTGCCTGAGGATGAGTGGCAGTGCGAGGTGTGTGTGGCACACAAAGTGCCCGGTGTCACCGACTGCGTGATGGAGGTTCAGAAGAGCCGACCGTACCTCAGACAAGAGCCGATCGGATACGACCGCCACCAGAGGAAGTACTGGTTCCTGAACCGGAGAATCATTGT TGAGGAGGACGGTGAAGCGGAGGTGGGGAAGAAGATCTGGTACTACAGCTCTAAAGTGCAGCTGGgagagctgctggagctgctaGATAAAGAGTTCTGGGAGAATGATCTGTGTGCTGTTCTGGATGAGCTGAGGGAAGAAATCCACACTCACATGGACATCACTGAGGAGCTCACCAACAAGGCCCGCAGCAACAACAAGGCCTACCTCACCGTCGTCAACG ATGAGATCTTGGAGCGGTTGAAGGCCCAgcaggaggcagagcttggtgAGGTGAAGCGGCGCGCAGATGAGAAGGCCAGGCAGGGGTTAAAGATCGATGAGGGAAGTGAGGGTGATAACGTGGTCTCATCTGCTGCCGATGGCTCTACTCCACAAGAAGGTTTGGGAGATGGGGATGCAGTGAGCGAGAAGACTGCGACTGATG CTACAACTCCTCCTGCTGCTGAGGACGGTAGCATCAGCGTGTCTGGGCGTCCTCAGGCTGACCCGCTTAACCCGTCTAAAATCGACCCCCAAAGCCCTCCAGCGGGCGCTGCCACCACTGCCTCCTCCACTGCAGCTGCAGAAGAACCTGGGGAAGGGGCTGAGGTGGAGAGGGAACGGGCAG ataaaagcTCAGAGTCAGGTTGTCAAGGTGATGGGGAGTCTATGCTGGAAACTGAACCTCCACAGACTGCTGATGAAAACAGTTGCAGCAGTCACTTCTCCATTTCTGACTGCCTGAGGCCCCCAGAGGAGCCAGACCTGGCTGACCGCTCCTCGCAGTCTTCCATCAACAGCCAAGACGACGCAG GTGAGGGTAAAGGAAACGGAGACGGTACGAGGACAGGGTCGTCTATGCGCATGGTGACACGTCTGCGCAATCCTGACAGCAAACTGAGCCAGCGCAAGATCATGCAGGACAAGGATGGCAGCTCGCAGGATGGCAGCAAAGCACTTAAAGAG ACCCCTCCGCTAATGGCCTATGGCTCTGTCAGGAAAGATCTTGCTGGAAAGAGCAGTTCTAACAATGGTTTCTTCAAGCTGGGCCAGGAGGGCAAGTTCCGCGTCTACCACAACCAGTACAGCACAAACACCCTGGCCCTTAACAAGCACCAGCACCGCGAGGATCACGACAAGCGCCGACACCTCTCTCATAAGTTCTGTATGACCACCGCCGGCGAGTTTAAGTGGAATGGCTCCGTCCATGGCTCCAAAACGCTGACCGTGTCCACTCTGAGACTGACCATCATTCAGCTGGAGAACAATGTCCCTGCTCCCTTCCTACATCCCAACTGGGCCTCTCACAG GTCAAACTGGATAAAGGCAGTCCAGATGTGCAGCAAAGCACGAGAGTTTGCCTTAGCTTTGGCCATTTTAGAGTGTGCGATCAAACCAGTGGTTATGCTCTCAGTCTGGAAGGACTCACTGGGTCACACAAG GCTTCATCGAATGACCTCTATGGAGcgggaggagaaagaaaaggtgaaaaagagagagaaaaaactggAAGATGAAGAGACAATGCAGCAGGCCACGTGGGTGAAGTACACGTTCCCTATTAAGCACCAG GTGTGGAAACAGAAAGGGGAGGAGTACAGAGTAACTGGGTATGGTGGTTGGAGCTGGGTCAGTAAGACCTACGTCCACCGCTTTGTCCCCAAACTACCTGGAAACACAAATGTCAACTATCGAAAAGCACTTGAAG CCGCTAAACCTGGCAACGAACATGAAACAACATCCCACTCGCAGAAACAGAATAGCCCTTCAGAAATGCACGATGTCTCTGATTCCATCCAAAAGCCgggaaaggaagaaaaacagcaaaattccATTTCTGAATCCACAACAGAGCCTTTATCTGCTGAGGAGCACACCCTGAAAGAGCAGGgtgaaaaaaaggaggaaaagatGGAGGTGGATGAGAAGGCTGTGGATAAGAATGATCATCTCTACAAGAATGAATCCTCTGAACAGATGGACGCTATAGCCTCGAAGTCAACCAGTCCCAGTGAGGAAAAAG TTAATGTTAGCACGTCTTCATCTTTGCTGAATGACCAACCTCTCAAAGGGGAGGCTATTGATGGTGAAGAGTCCAGTGTCAGTGCAGCAACTTCTCAGGCATCCTTCGACTGTGAAGTTGTGAACGTCAGTGAGGGCTTCCAGCTGCGCACAGCATacaagaagaaagtcaaagcaTCAAAGCTTGATGGCCTCCTGGAGCGACGAGTCAGACAGTTCACCGTGGAAGAAAGGCAGAGGCTGGAGATGCTCAAGCAAGCAGCCACCTCTAAACCAGCCACCGAGAAGGTAAAGGAGGATCAGGAGACAACCACCACATCCACAAATCAAGACTTGaaaactgaaggaactgcaCCTATTCCTCCAAAACCTATTGAAGCTGATGAGGTAGTAGAGCCAGTAATGAAGGACAAAGACCCTGTGGTCCAAAAGCTTGAATTTGACCAAGAGGAGGAGCAGGTGAAACCCAATTCCTTAGAACAGACTGATAATCTTGATGTCAGATTGGGCTCCAGTCCAAAGACTGAAATAGCGGAACAAGGACAGAAAACAGGAACAGAAGCAGAGCACAAAACGGGCAATGGAGCACCAGTAACAACTGCTGCTGCGTTTAATGGTGGTCCACAGCAAGATCTCGAAACAGATCTTGAAGTAAAACCTGAAACAGCTTGTCCTAAAATTGAGGATACAGAGGGGAAGACTCCAGTTGAAAACAGCTCTTCCATAAGTGAGAATGGTTTAAATGTAGAAAAAGCTTTgtcagtgcatgtaaatggaAAAGATGGTTCCATAGACTCTCCCCCCGCAAATCTCCCCAATAACATTAATTCAAAAGAGATTATCCAGACCACGGAAGATGAGTCAAGAGTGGCACCACAGAAGGAACCCCTGAAATCTCTAATGAATGGCGACTTGACTCAAGAAGGTCAGAAAGAGAAGGCTAAGCCCGATGATGAACCACTGGTGGCCAAGTCAGACTCTGAGTATCTGCCACCTCAGAAAATAGCTAAGCTGGAGAACAGCACAGAAGGCATTGTTGACTCGACCGTTGGTTCTGCTCCATCCCAGCCTACCGCACCAGAAGCTAGCTTAAAACCAGATGTGCTTAATAACAGTGCCAAGGTGGCGTCAGTAGAGACTGAGGAAGCCAAGCTTAAATCCCTCAGTCCATCATCCATTCCATCTGGGGATGAGTCCAGCCTTAGCAGTGACGTTCCTGAGAACAGCAATAGCAGTGGTAGTGGGATTAAGACCATGATTACGCAAGTTACCACAACTACCACCACTACGGTTTCCACTGAGTCACGTACTGTCCAGTTAGCAGAAGTGTCAAGCACGCTTGATGGTACCGCTAGCAATAATGCTTCTGCCGTGAATGCATTGGCTGAACCAAAGGTGGAGTCCACCACAACAGTCTCTACTCTTTCTACTACAACTACCACCACTGTTACCAAGGTTACTAATCCAGTCCTTGGAGCCAAGGTAACAGAGGAGAGCAAGACTGTTGTCACAGCAACACTAACTGATGCTAAATCAGGGCCTTCAGGTTCCTCTGTGAGCTCCATGACCGTGAGTAAGGAGTACACCACTAAGGACAGGGTACGACTGATGAAATTTTCCCGCTCCAAGAAGACCCGGTCAGGGACAGCACTGCCTTCATATCGCAAGTTTGTAACCAAGAGCAGCAAGAAAAGCATCTTTGTCCTTCCCAATGATGAGCTGAAGAAGCTTGCACGCCGAGCCGGTATCCGTGAGGTGCCCATATTCAACTACAATGCCAAACCGGCTTTAGACATCTGGCCATATCCATCCCCAAGACCCACATTTGGAATCACATGGAG GTACCGGCTCCAGACTGTGAGGTCTTTGGCTGGAGTAAGCCTGATGTTACGGCTGCTCTGGGCTTGTCTCAGATGGGACGACATGGCTGTGAAGCCCTCTCCCGCTGTAGGAACCACACGGACAG AGACATCTGAGACTGATATCACCACCACAGAGATTATCAAACGGAGAGATGTGGGACCTTATGGTATTCGATCAGAGTACTGTATCAGGAAAATTATTTGCCCACTGGGAGTGCCAGAGGCTCCCAAAG aaaCCCCCACACCCCAAAGAAAAGGTCTGCGTTCCAGTGCTTTGCGGCCAAAGAAACCAGAGCCTTCTAAACAGACGGGGCCAGTAGTGATTGAGACATGGGTGCCAGAGGAGGATCTGGAGCTCTGGGAGATACGAGCCTTTACTGAAAG AGTTGAGAGGGAAAAGGCGCAGGCAGCAGACCCAACTAAGGTTAGTGTGCAGAAGAAAGCTGAAGAGGTCAAGGCCCAATTGGAAGCTCAGCTAAAGCACCAGAGATTGGCAGCCCAGCAG aaaCGGTTGGAGCAGCAAAAGCCTGGAGgcaccacctccacctccaccttaACCAGCACTCCCATCAGCGCTGGATCTTCCACCCAGAAGGTGGTGGTAGGCTCTTTGACCAGTCCGGTCACCCCTGGGACGAAAGTAGTACTGGCCACCAAGTTAGGTACGCCGGTGACATTCCAGCAGAACAAGAACTTCCAGCAGACTTTTGCCTCCTGGGTCAAGCAAGGCCAAGGTAATACAG GTGTGGTCCAGGTACAGCAGAAGGTAGTGGGCATCATTCCATCCAGCACAGCAGGCACTGCCCAGTCCTTTTCTTCATTCCAGCCACGTTCAGCCAGCATCAACATCCGGCCCAATACCACCACCTCCACGCAGCAG GTTACAACGACTGGAGCCCCTCTCCGGCCCGGGATGACAGTGGTTCGTTCCCCTCTTCAGCAGGCCACAGCTTTAAGCAAGACCATCATCCGCACCCCCCTAACGGTTCAACAAGGTATTCTTCCTGCAA GTCAGGGCCAGCAAGTGGTCACTCAGATCATCCGTGGAACACCCGTATCCAAAGCTGTGACTAGCAGCAGCCCAGTACAGGCTGGCGTAGGCACTCCCCCTAGGCCTTCCACCCCAGGCCAGCCACAGACCCCCCAGACACCCACTGGTGCCCGGCCACAACAGGGCCAAGTTAAACTCACTCTGGCTCAGCTCACACAACTCACACAGGGTGCTCAG GGAGGGAATCCAGGTTTGACTGTAGTGATCCAGGGCCAGGGCCAGACCACTGGCCAGCTCCAAGTCATCCCACAAGGGGTGACTGTGATACCAGGTCCTGGGCAGCAGCTCATGCAGGCAGCCATGCCAAACGGCCAGGTCCAGCGTTTCCTCTTCACCCCCATGCCCCCTGCACCAGCTCCTGCAGCCCCTGCCATATCCACGCCCAGTACCTCTGCCACCCCAgttaccactactaccaccactaccacacCTACAATGCCCACACATCCAG TGAGGCAAACTGCAGCACAAGCCCAACCTCCTGTCCAACCATCCAACCTTCCATCGTCTCCGCCCTCTCTCCCTACACCCCAACCTGTCCAGCATCCAGTCACCCCAGCCCAAACCCCAACACCTGCTTCTCCACTCCAGACACCTCAAACCCATATTTCTTCACCTCAGCCCCAAATTCCTCAGCTGCAGCCACAGCCCCAAATTCCTCAGCTGCAGCCACAGCCCCAAATTCCTCAGCTGCAGCCACAGCCTCAAATTCCTCAGCTGCAGCCACAGCCTCAAATACAACCCCAACCACAAATTCAACCCCAACTTCAAATACAGCCCCAGCCACAAGTTCAAAGTCCACCTCAGCTCCAATCCCAAGTCCAGTTACAACCCCAGCTTCAACCACAGCCCCAAATTCAGCCTCAACCTCAGACACAACCACTGCCACAGCCTCCACCCCAAACTCAACCTCTGCCACAGCCCCAACTTCAGCTACAGACCCAACCTCAACTTCAGCATCAGCCTCAACCTCACCTACCTGCTCAATCCCCTGTACAGCAGTCTCCTCCCTTATCTGTCTCTCATGTCGCCCAGGTTGCCTCCCCTCCAACACAGGTAGCCTCCATTGCTGTAGCCCCACAGGTGACCCAGACCACAGTAACGCAAGTTCGGCCTCAGATCCAGCTCCCCGCCCAGCTCCTCAGCGTGCCAGGTCTCCAGCAGCAGGTCCTCTCCCACATCCAGAACCAGGTAGCGGCCCAGCTCCAGGCCCAGGCCCAGCAGGGCACCCTTCCCCAGCAGATCAAGCTGCAGCTCCCCATCCAGATCCAGCAGCAGGGCGGAGGACAGGTACAGACGCATCAGATACAGAATGTGGTAACCATCCAGACAGCCAGTGTACAGGAGCAGCTCCAGCGCATTCAGCAGCTACGAGACCAGcaacagaagaagaagcagcagcaggaggctAAGAAAGAGCATACTCAACAGGCCACCAGCCAGAGCGACATGCTGCAGAAACAG GTGGTGATGAAGCAGAATGCAGTCATAGAGCACTTAAAGCAGAAGAAAACCATGACTCCTGCAGAAAGGGAGGAGAACCAGAG AATGATCGTGTGTAACCAGGTGATGAAGTTCATCCTGGATAAGATCGACAAGGATGAGAAGCAGGCAgctaaaaagaagaagagagaggagtcTGTGGAGCAGAAGCGCAGCAAACAGAATGCCAGCAAGCTCTCAGCTCTGCTCTTCAAACACAAGGAGCAGCTCAAAGCTGAGATCCTGAAGAAGAGGGCATTGCTGGATAAGGAGCTACAGGTAGAAGTACAG GAGGAGTTGAGGAAGGATCTGAGCAAGttgagaagagagaaagagaaggctCAGGCTGCAGCCTCTCAGGCAGCTGCTGCAGCCGCCAGTGCCCAGGCAGCTGCCCACGCTGCGGCCACCGCCGCTCCAGTCGCCTCCTCAGCCTCCAGCCACAAACGCAAACGAGATGAAGACCGTGATGGAACCTCCTCgaagagcaagaagaagaagatgatctCCACGTCCTCAAAGGACAACAAAAGAGATACCAAGTTGTACTGTGTATGCAAAACGCCCTACGACGAATCCAA GTTTTATATCGGTTGCGATCTCTGCTCAAACTGGTATCACGGTGAATGTGTGGGCATCACGGAGAAGGAGGCAAAGAAGATGGACGACTATATTTGCACAGAGTGTAAAAGAGCACAGGAGGGCACCTCAGAGGAGCTCTACTGTATCTGCAGAACGCCTTATGACGAGTCCCA GTTTTACATTGGCTGCGACCGTTGCCAGAACTGGTACCATGGGCGCTGTGTGGGCATTCTGCAGAGCGAGGCCACTCATATCGACGAGTACGTATGCCCACAGTGTCAGTCTACGGAAGAGGCCATGACGGTCTTGACGCCGCTCACAGACAAAGACTATGAGGGCTTAAAGCGAATCCTCCGCTCCTTACAG GCCCATAAGATGGCATGGCCGTTCCTGGAACCAGTAGATCCTAACGATGCTCCAGATTACTATGGGGTCATAAAGGAACCAATGG